The DNA window GGGATCGAGGATGGGAGTCCCCGGGGGCGAGGGCGAGGGTGGCACCTGCGGGTCGGGAAGCACGACGTGCTCGCCGGTCCAGAGGCTCTCGAAGCCCGCCGCCTCGGCCGCGATCGCGACCTTCGCCGCGACCGCAGGGTCGGCGCAGGCGCCGATGTTGGTCGCGAACAGTCCGATCTTCATGGCGCGACTCGTCGAGGCCGACTGCGGCGTCGTCGGTGGCGCAGTAGTCGACCAGGCAGACGGTGTCAACGTGCGCCCGCGCCGGGCGTTGACATGATGCTTCGAGATGCCGCAAGACGAGCGGCAGCCTGCCTCGGGCGGGATGAGGAGCGCGTGATGGCCGACTTCGACCTCGTCATCAAGGACGGCATCGTCATCGACGGGACGCGGTCGCAGCGCTACCGCGCCGACGTCGGCATCCGGGCCGGGCGCGTCGCCGCGCTCGGGCGGCTGCGGACGACCGACGCCGCGCGGGCGCTCGACGCCACCGGGATGATCGTCGCACCCGGCTTCATCGACCTGCACACGCACTACGACGCGCAGCTCTTCTGGGACCCCTACCTCACGCTGTCGGGCTGGCACGGGGTCACCTCGGTGGTCATCGGCAACTGCGGCTTCGGCTTCGCGCCGATGCGCCCGGAGATGCGCGAGCGCGCCATGCTGACCATGACGCGCGTCGAGGCGATCCCCCACGAGTCGATGCGGCAGGGACTTCCCTGGGACTGGGTCACCTACCCCGAGTTCCTCGACAGCGTCGAGCGCCGGCCGAAGGCCCTGAACGTGCTGCCCTACGTGCCGGTGGCGCCGCTCCTCGTCTGGGTCCTCGGCTTCGAGCGCGCCAAGGCCGGCGCGATGCCGACCGACGCCGAGCACCGCGAGCTCCGCCGCCTCCTGCACGAGGGGATGGACGCGGGCGGCTGCGGATGGTCGGCGCAGCGGCTCCACCCCGAGGGCCCGGGCGCCGTCCAGCGCGACTACGACGGCGGACCGATGGTCACCGACATCATGCACGACGCGACCGCGCTCCAGCTCGCGGAGGTGCTCGCCGAGCGCAACCATGGCTTCATGCAGATGGCGCTGGCGACCGCCGACGGCGCGCACGACTTCGCGCACATCGAGCAGCTCGCCGAGGTGAGCGGCCGCCCGATCCTCTACAACGTCGTCCAGTCGTTCGTTCGCTACCCAGAGGCGCACCGCGGGCTGATCGCCTGGCTCGACGCCTGCCGCCGGCGCGGCGTCCGGGTCTACGGCCAAGGCGTCACCACCACCGCCGCCTTCACCTTCACGTTCGAGGACTGGAACCTCTTCGACGACGACCCCGCCTGGGTCGAGGCAACGGTCGGCACCGTCGCCGAGCGCAAGCGGAAGCTCGCCGACCCCGCCCGGCGCCCGCGGCTCCGGGCGTACGATTCGGGGATCGTCACGGTGCCGATCGCCGAGACCGTCGTCCTCGACTGCTTCACGCCCGCGACCAAGCCGTTCGAGAACCTGACCATCGCCGAGGTGGCCGAGCGGACGGGCAAGCATCCGGTCGACGCCATGCTCGACCTCGCCGTCGCCGACGACCTGCGGACCGTCTTCTACGCCGAGCCGGCGAACGTCGACCGCGCCGCGCTGCGCGAGATCATCGACTACGAGTGGATCGTCCCCGGGGTCTCCGACGGCGGCGCGCACACCAAGTTCTTCACCGGCGGCCGCTAC is part of the Deltaproteobacteria bacterium genome and encodes:
- a CDS encoding aminoacylase, with the protein product MADFDLVIKDGIVIDGTRSQRYRADVGIRAGRVAALGRLRTTDAARALDATGMIVAPGFIDLHTHYDAQLFWDPYLTLSGWHGVTSVVIGNCGFGFAPMRPEMRERAMLTMTRVEAIPHESMRQGLPWDWVTYPEFLDSVERRPKALNVLPYVPVAPLLVWVLGFERAKAGAMPTDAEHRELRRLLHEGMDAGGCGWSAQRLHPEGPGAVQRDYDGGPMVTDIMHDATALQLAEVLAERNHGFMQMALATADGAHDFAHIEQLAEVSGRPILYNVVQSFVRYPEAHRGLIAWLDACRRRGVRVYGQGVTTTAAFTFTFEDWNLFDDDPAWVEATVGTVAERKRKLADPARRPRLRAYDSGIVTVPIAETVVLDCFTPATKPFENLTIAEVAERTGKHPVDAMLDLAVADDLRTVFYAEPANVDRAALREIIDYEWIVPGVSDGGAHTKFFTGGRYPTEFLSRIVREEQMCSLEHAHWRLSALPAHCAGFRDRGTLVEGAPADIVVYDPERLECLPTEVAHDFPGGEWRRIQRARGYRFVLVNGGVTIEDDRETGIYSGRLLRHGAL